From the genome of Acropora palmata chromosome 4, jaAcrPala1.3, whole genome shotgun sequence, one region includes:
- the LOC141879660 gene encoding NACHT domain- and WD repeat-containing protein 1-like isoform X2 yields the protein METGGGEIENLWEEEEKKLLEELEESENLSNGSSHEDGSDKTNGSNKEEEDGECDTDHNPEEDCDEQGNGTETGDEEEEEEKEKEEDEGGDQRVATMENLGNYSEKLQKALVGDLDDDFPESVKVVRIFTSSTFTDTSVERNTLMERVYPRLKSYCQERGYDFQVVDMRWGVRDESTDDHMTTELCMRELRACQKLSTGPNFITFLGQKYGYRPFPAKVAASEFEKLLGAVDNEEDHSLLIKWFWRDDNAVPAQYLLQPITSLLPHYRDPQNNELRKKASSDWWMAFERMQVVLRMAADKVLDEQSARHKYHMSVTEDEIRRGIVNASSPSKHCFWFKRVISDLSDNIVSNKAGKFIDKTWGANSSLDDTAQRLLNDLRETDLPHALQNENIITYDIKWSENGVDPLNVPEHSGYIEKLCKDFYDTLTTMIESEIKENDTSGARDSFAEEIFQHSSFCQKKCRTFHGRREFLDTAKETLTQQEKRGLVLYGESGCGKTSLMAKIATEVKQWLEDQSAKVILRFIGTSPDSSSIKPLLRSICIQLCKVTGQDTAAIPEDMRALKDYFAECLEKSAENNPVVLVLDSLDQLSIDDGGRQMDWYPRDLPNDVYCILSTLPGQEYQALPCLRTILPDECFLEIPRIPLDDAGVILDNWMKAASRTILEKQQNYVMDAFQKCPLPLYLKLASDEALRWKSYTTDADIHLEGTVREIIDGLFERLERRHGKLLVSHALAYVTASKNGLTGPELEDLLSLDDEVLNDVYQYWTPPIRRLPPLLWIRIRSDIGDYLIERGADGAQVVFWYHRQFIETAQARYLKDGKATKIHANMSDYFLGKWSDGAKKPFIDKEGKEISMDRLVPKQPLMFDSSSGDKQIYNLRKLSELPFHLLLSGNLEKMKDECLCNFEFLLVKAQGTSLQDVMKDFSSYVQARPEDDDVQLLYECLQLSATSLSSDSRQLPTQFVGRMYSFLERKEQYADLYNVLKQALDCSIDCFLPNRKCLTAPGGVLRCTIDLKQFGMDFISMAEDNRTIAITAQSSEGLLIRIIDYRSGRELKKFTIPEMYTTNFNQVCQTNPDLLLLAGSNKIYLLNTLTGQITREFQVSSDDWFSYHPQPPISFAEDENLLVAMCPEAVNIWEVNSGKLLHQLPLKDVNTEDELGSLDARGNYAVYNIRGQKTVHLVDAKIGKEMNKIKVKFPWKSARSVFIKEVKMTSLDQVVVTPSSLDNLLLYDVSGNLLRNLANFKMTEGLHRLQITDDGEKVVTVDGFEICILNLETGKAERCLRNPIMHFRIYTRDGNNILAVGQDNILRVYDKSREEGDENAKDTTLNEVQGNTVADQITSISSSFDKRHVLTTVLTQLRNEIHVWDVQTGKRVRRLMNLTMFPNPLRMCTATRGVGFIFDQAMPHYKVFNLKEGKIERNLNGKACKRMNAFGFIDQKHMISFSRGRRNVKVWDIDSGQVVKVEKFKEKQRFEDMVISGNGKMVVCSQANQMTQHTNKELRLIAIDTTSFIYKFLAQKETQLSLFNARISDDGKYLVNLVEYCHPLLWNLLTGQLICKLFNAENYEVASTVALSASAMTALTDSSDGRIKIWDLESGQNVRSINYPDRVSEIHCTPDGKAVITRSQNANTFDAWDMQTTRHLASFTADGSPNHVKFIGERLALGLGENPNLMVLYLHRPYCNSEVLQPSPYDGLSMEVTLEDFQERPTANDSMDDDKDDDKSQIC from the exons ATGGAAACAGGAGGTGGAGAGATAGAAAACTTATGGGAAGAAGAGGAGAAGAAGTTATTGGAAGAACTAGAAGAAAGCGAGAATCTCTCAAATGGATCTTCACATGAAGATGGCTCCGATAAAACAAATGGAAGTAAtaaggaagaagaagatggGGAATGTGACACTGATCATAATCCAGAGGAAGATTGCGACGAACAAGGAAACGGAACCGAGACGggagacgaagaagaagaagaagagaaagaaaaagaagaagacgaaggaGGAGATCAGAGAGTAGCCACAATGGAAAACCTCGGCAACTATTCTGAAAAATTGCAGAAAGCTTTGGTTGGTGATCTGGATGACGATTTTCCAGAGAGCGTTAAGGTGGTTCGAATTTTTACGAGTTCAACATTCACTG ACACTTCTGTGGAACGTAACACCCTGATGGAGCGTGTGTATCCTCGTCTGAAATCCTACTGCCAAGAGAGAGGATACGATTTTCAAGTTGTGGACATGAGATGGGGAGTACGGGACGAATCCACTGATGATCACATGACCACTGAACTATGCATGAGGGAGTTACGCGCATGTCAGAAGTTGTCGACGGGACCCAACTTCATT ACCTTTTTAGGGCAGAAATACGGCTATCGTCCCTTCCCAGCCAAGGTTGCTGCTTCCGAATTTGAAAAGCTTCTCGGAGCGGTTGATAACGAAGAGGATCACTCTTTGTTGATAAAATGGTTTTGGCGAGACGACAATGCGGTTCCAGCTCAATATCTGCtacaaccaatcacatcgcTGCTACCTCATTACCGTGACCCCCAAAACAACGAGTTGCGAAAAAAGGCGTCCTCTGATTGGTGGATGGCGTTTGAGAGGATGCAGGTTGTCTTAAGGATGGCTGCTGACAAGGTCTTGGATGAACAAAGTGCTCGACACAAGTATCATATGTCAG TTACCGAAGACGAAATTCGCCGTGGCATTGTCAATGCATCATCTCCTTCCAAACATTGCTTTTGGTTTAAGAGGGTGATTTCAGATCTGAGTGATAACATTGTAAGCAACAAAGCCGGAAAATTTATTGACAAGACATGGGGAGCTAATTCTTCTCTAGACGATACTGCGCAAAGGCTTCTAAACGATCTTCGAGAAACAGACCTACCCCATGCCTTGCAAAACGAAAACATTATTACATATGACATTAAGTGGTCAGAGAACGGCGTGGACCCCTTAAACGTGCCCGAGCATTCAGGTTATATAGAAAAGCTCTGCAAAGACTTCTACGACACATTAACAACGATGATTGAAAgcgaaattaaagaaaacgacACTTCAGGTGCGAGAGACTCCTTTGCTGAGGAAATCTTCCAGCACAGCTCATTTTGCCAGAAGAAGTGCAGAACCTTTCACGGGCGTAGAGAATTCCTTGATACCGCCAAGGAAACGTTGACACAGCAAGAGAAACGAGGGTTGGTACTGTATGGGGAATCCGGTTGTGGGAAAACGTCACTCATGGCAAAGATTGCAACAGAAGTCAAACAGTGGCTTGAAGACCAATCTGCCAAAGTTATTCTGCGTTTCATTGGCACATCACCAGATTCATCAAGTATCAAACCTCTCCTTAGAAGCATTTGTATCCAACTGTGCAAGGTTACTGGACAAGACACCGCTGCCATACCCGAG GACATGAGAGCCCTGAAGGACTATTTTGCAGAATGCCTGGAAAAATCAGCAGAAAACAACCCCGTTGTTCTAGTGTTGGACTCCCTAGATCAACTCTCCATTGATGACGGAGGAaggcaaatggactggtaccCTAGAGACCTACCAAATGATGTATACTGCATCCTTTCAACTCTGCCTGGACAAGAATATCAAGCGTTACCATGTTTGAGG ACCATCCTACCCGATGAGTGCTTCCTTGAGATACCAAGGATCCCATTGGATGACGCAGGCGTTATTCTTGACAACTGGATGAAAGCGGCCAGTCGTACAATCCtcgaaaaacagcaaaactacGTCATGGATGCCTTTCAGAAGTGTCCTCTTCCACTCTACCTCAAACTTGCCTCTGATGAGGCTCTGCGATGGAAGTCTTACACTACCGATGCCGACATCCATCTGGAGGGAACGGTAAGGGAAATCATTGACGGCTTGTTCGAACGACTTGAAAGGCGACACGGAAAACTCCTTGTCAGTCACGCGCTAGCGTATGTCACTGCCTCGAAAAATGGTTTGACGGGACCCGAATTGGAAGACCTCCTTTCCTTGGATGACGAGGTTCTGAATGACGTGTATCAATACTGGACCCCTCCAATCAGGAGGCTTCCACCTTTGCTGTGGATTCGAATTCGATCTGACATCGGCGATTATTTGATCGAACGCGGAGCTGATGGAGCACAAGTGGTGTTCTGGTATCATCGGCAGTTTATAGAAACCGCCCAAGCACGATATCTAAAAGATGGTAAAGCTACGAAGATACATGCCAATATGAGTGACTATTTCCTTGGCAAGTGGTCCGATGGTGCGAAGAAACCCTTCATTGATAAAGAAGGCAAGGAAATATCGATGGACCGGCTTGTACCGAAACAACCTCTAATGTTCGACTCAAGCAGCGGAGACAAGCAGATTTACAATCTTCGCAAATTGAGTGAGTTGCCTTTCCACCTCTTGCTTTCTGGAAATTTGGAAAAGATGAAGGATGAGTGTCTTTGTAACTTCGAATTTCTCTTGGTAAAGGCACAAGGAACCTCTCTACAAGATGTTATGAAGGATTTCTCCTCATATGTCCAGGCGAGGCCTGAAGATGACGACGTACAATTGTTGTACGAATGTCTACAGCTCTCGGCTACTTCGCTTTCCAGTGACAGCCGGCAACTTCCCACTCAGTTTGTAGGTCGGATGTATAGCTTTCTGGAAAGGAAAGAACAGTATGCTGATTTATATAATGTTTTGAAACAAGCGTTGGATTGCTCCATCGATTGTTTCCTTCCAAACAGAAAGTGCCTGACAGCGCCTGGTGGAGTGTTACGATGTACGATCGATTTGAAACAATTTGGCATGGATTTCATCAGTATGGCAGAAGACAACCGCACTATTGCAATCACGGCCCAATCATCGGAGGGGCTGTTGATCAGAATTATTGATTATCGTAGTGGACGAGAGCTGAAGAAGTTTACCATCCCTGAGATGTATACCACAAACTTCAACCAGGTCTGCCAAACGAATCCTGATCTACTGCTCCTCGCTGGATCAAACAAGATCTATTTGCTCAATACTTTGACCGGGCAGATAACTCGTGAATTCCAAGTATCTAGTGATGATTGGTTTTCTTATCATCCTCAACCTCCGATATCATTTGCTGAAGATGAGAATTTGCTGGTTGCAATGTGTCCAGAAGCAGTGAATATCTGGGAAGTAAACAGTGGCAAACTACTTCACCAATTACCTTTGAAGGATGTTAACACAGAAGACGAACTCGGAAGCTTGGATGCTCGAGGCAACTACGCTGTTTACAACATTCGCGGGCAGAAGACAGTGCACCTTGTGGATGCTAAAATTGGCAAAGAGATGAACAAGATCAAAGTAAAGTTCCCGTGGAAAAGTGCACGATCTGTCTTCATAAAAGAAGTCAAGATGACATCGCTGGATCAAGTGGTAGTGACTCCATCATCTCTTGATAACTTACTCTTGTATGATGTTTCTGGAAATCTCCTTCGTAACCTTGCTAATTTCAAGATGACAGAGGGACTACATCGATTGCAAATTACTGATGATGGTGAGAAAGTGGTGACTGTTGACGGTTTCGAAATATGCATTTTGAATCTGGAGACAGGAAAAGCAGAAAGATGCTTGAGAAACCCAATCATGCATTTTCGAATTTATACTCGCGACGGAAACAATATCCTGGCTGTTGGTCAAGATAATATTCTCCGTGTTTATGACAAAAGTCGAGAAGAAGGAGATGAAAATGCGAAGGACACTACGCTTAATGAAGTTCAGGGCAACACTGTTGCTGATCAAATAACTTCTATATCATCTAGTTTTGACAAGCGCCATGTGCTCACCACGGTCTTAACACAACTTAGAAACGAGATACACGTCTGGGATGTACAGACAGGGAAACGCGTTCGAAGACTAATGAACTTGACGATGTTCCCAAACCCTTTGCGCATGTGTACGGCGACGCGAGGAGTTGGTTTCATCTTCGACCAGGCCATGCCGCATTACAAGGTGTTCAATTTGAAAGAGGGAAAGATAGAGAGAAACTTGAATGGAAAAGCATGTAAAAGGATGAATGCCTTTGGTTTCATCGACCAGAAACACATGATATCGTTTTCTCGAGGACGAAGAAATGTGAAAGTCTGGGACATTGACAGCGGGCAAGTAGTGAAAGTGGAGAAgttcaaagaaaaacagcgCTTTGAAGATATGGTAATCAGCGGTAATGGAAAAATGGTTGTGTGTTCACAAGCGAACCAAATGACTCAACACACCAATAAAGAGCTACGCTTGATTGCCATCGACACAACAAGCTTCATCTACAAGTTCCTGGCACAGAAAGAAACGCAACTGTCCCTTTTCAACGCTAGGATATCCGACGACGGCAAATATTTGGTGAATTTAGTCGAATATTGCCACCCACTGCTGTGGAATCTTCTTACCGGTCAGCTTATTTGTAAGCTCTTCAATGCTGAAAATTACGAAGTAGCTTCGACCGTAGCACTCTCGGCGTCTGCAATGACAGCTTTGACTGACTCTAGTGATGGGAGGATTAAAATCTGGGATCTTGAGAGCGGCCAGAATGTCCGATCCATAAATTACCCTGACAGAGTTTCTGAAATCCACTGTACACCCGATGGAAAAGCGGTCATAACCAGATCTCAAAATGCCAATACCTTCGATGCTTGGGACATGCAGACGACAAGGCACCTGGCGTCATTCACAGCAGATGGTTCCCCGAATCATGTGAAATTCATTGGAGAGAGGCTTGCGCTGGGACTTGGGGAAAACCCAAATCTGATGGTCCTTTACCTGCACCGACCTTACTGTAACAGTGAAGTACTGCAGCCATCGCCATACGATGGTCTGTCTATGGAAGTAACACTTGAGGATTTCCAAGAGAGGCCAACTGCCAATGACAGCATGGATGATGATAAAGACGatgataaaagtcaaatttgttAA
- the LOC141879660 gene encoding NACHT domain- and WD repeat-containing protein 1-like isoform X1: MGIVLSRKKRLRIEHNQTGITHAMETGGGEIENLWEEEEKKLLEELEESENLSNGSSHEDGSDKTNGSNKEEEDGECDTDHNPEEDCDEQGNGTETGDEEEEEEKEKEEDEGGDQRVATMENLGNYSEKLQKALVGDLDDDFPESVKVVRIFTSSTFTDTSVERNTLMERVYPRLKSYCQERGYDFQVVDMRWGVRDESTDDHMTTELCMRELRACQKLSTGPNFITFLGQKYGYRPFPAKVAASEFEKLLGAVDNEEDHSLLIKWFWRDDNAVPAQYLLQPITSLLPHYRDPQNNELRKKASSDWWMAFERMQVVLRMAADKVLDEQSARHKYHMSVTEDEIRRGIVNASSPSKHCFWFKRVISDLSDNIVSNKAGKFIDKTWGANSSLDDTAQRLLNDLRETDLPHALQNENIITYDIKWSENGVDPLNVPEHSGYIEKLCKDFYDTLTTMIESEIKENDTSGARDSFAEEIFQHSSFCQKKCRTFHGRREFLDTAKETLTQQEKRGLVLYGESGCGKTSLMAKIATEVKQWLEDQSAKVILRFIGTSPDSSSIKPLLRSICIQLCKVTGQDTAAIPEDMRALKDYFAECLEKSAENNPVVLVLDSLDQLSIDDGGRQMDWYPRDLPNDVYCILSTLPGQEYQALPCLRTILPDECFLEIPRIPLDDAGVILDNWMKAASRTILEKQQNYVMDAFQKCPLPLYLKLASDEALRWKSYTTDADIHLEGTVREIIDGLFERLERRHGKLLVSHALAYVTASKNGLTGPELEDLLSLDDEVLNDVYQYWTPPIRRLPPLLWIRIRSDIGDYLIERGADGAQVVFWYHRQFIETAQARYLKDGKATKIHANMSDYFLGKWSDGAKKPFIDKEGKEISMDRLVPKQPLMFDSSSGDKQIYNLRKLSELPFHLLLSGNLEKMKDECLCNFEFLLVKAQGTSLQDVMKDFSSYVQARPEDDDVQLLYECLQLSATSLSSDSRQLPTQFVGRMYSFLERKEQYADLYNVLKQALDCSIDCFLPNRKCLTAPGGVLRCTIDLKQFGMDFISMAEDNRTIAITAQSSEGLLIRIIDYRSGRELKKFTIPEMYTTNFNQVCQTNPDLLLLAGSNKIYLLNTLTGQITREFQVSSDDWFSYHPQPPISFAEDENLLVAMCPEAVNIWEVNSGKLLHQLPLKDVNTEDELGSLDARGNYAVYNIRGQKTVHLVDAKIGKEMNKIKVKFPWKSARSVFIKEVKMTSLDQVVVTPSSLDNLLLYDVSGNLLRNLANFKMTEGLHRLQITDDGEKVVTVDGFEICILNLETGKAERCLRNPIMHFRIYTRDGNNILAVGQDNILRVYDKSREEGDENAKDTTLNEVQGNTVADQITSISSSFDKRHVLTTVLTQLRNEIHVWDVQTGKRVRRLMNLTMFPNPLRMCTATRGVGFIFDQAMPHYKVFNLKEGKIERNLNGKACKRMNAFGFIDQKHMISFSRGRRNVKVWDIDSGQVVKVEKFKEKQRFEDMVISGNGKMVVCSQANQMTQHTNKELRLIAIDTTSFIYKFLAQKETQLSLFNARISDDGKYLVNLVEYCHPLLWNLLTGQLICKLFNAENYEVASTVALSASAMTALTDSSDGRIKIWDLESGQNVRSINYPDRVSEIHCTPDGKAVITRSQNANTFDAWDMQTTRHLASFTADGSPNHVKFIGERLALGLGENPNLMVLYLHRPYCNSEVLQPSPYDGLSMEVTLEDFQERPTANDSMDDDKDDDKSQIC, from the exons ATGGGAATTGTACTGTCCAGAAAGAAAAGGCTCAGGATAGAGCACAATCAG ACAGGGATAACGCACGCCATGGAAACAGGAGGTGGAGAGATAGAAAACTTATGGGAAGAAGAGGAGAAGAAGTTATTGGAAGAACTAGAAGAAAGCGAGAATCTCTCAAATGGATCTTCACATGAAGATGGCTCCGATAAAACAAATGGAAGTAAtaaggaagaagaagatggGGAATGTGACACTGATCATAATCCAGAGGAAGATTGCGACGAACAAGGAAACGGAACCGAGACGggagacgaagaagaagaagaagagaaagaaaaagaagaagacgaaggaGGAGATCAGAGAGTAGCCACAATGGAAAACCTCGGCAACTATTCTGAAAAATTGCAGAAAGCTTTGGTTGGTGATCTGGATGACGATTTTCCAGAGAGCGTTAAGGTGGTTCGAATTTTTACGAGTTCAACATTCACTG ACACTTCTGTGGAACGTAACACCCTGATGGAGCGTGTGTATCCTCGTCTGAAATCCTACTGCCAAGAGAGAGGATACGATTTTCAAGTTGTGGACATGAGATGGGGAGTACGGGACGAATCCACTGATGATCACATGACCACTGAACTATGCATGAGGGAGTTACGCGCATGTCAGAAGTTGTCGACGGGACCCAACTTCATT ACCTTTTTAGGGCAGAAATACGGCTATCGTCCCTTCCCAGCCAAGGTTGCTGCTTCCGAATTTGAAAAGCTTCTCGGAGCGGTTGATAACGAAGAGGATCACTCTTTGTTGATAAAATGGTTTTGGCGAGACGACAATGCGGTTCCAGCTCAATATCTGCtacaaccaatcacatcgcTGCTACCTCATTACCGTGACCCCCAAAACAACGAGTTGCGAAAAAAGGCGTCCTCTGATTGGTGGATGGCGTTTGAGAGGATGCAGGTTGTCTTAAGGATGGCTGCTGACAAGGTCTTGGATGAACAAAGTGCTCGACACAAGTATCATATGTCAG TTACCGAAGACGAAATTCGCCGTGGCATTGTCAATGCATCATCTCCTTCCAAACATTGCTTTTGGTTTAAGAGGGTGATTTCAGATCTGAGTGATAACATTGTAAGCAACAAAGCCGGAAAATTTATTGACAAGACATGGGGAGCTAATTCTTCTCTAGACGATACTGCGCAAAGGCTTCTAAACGATCTTCGAGAAACAGACCTACCCCATGCCTTGCAAAACGAAAACATTATTACATATGACATTAAGTGGTCAGAGAACGGCGTGGACCCCTTAAACGTGCCCGAGCATTCAGGTTATATAGAAAAGCTCTGCAAAGACTTCTACGACACATTAACAACGATGATTGAAAgcgaaattaaagaaaacgacACTTCAGGTGCGAGAGACTCCTTTGCTGAGGAAATCTTCCAGCACAGCTCATTTTGCCAGAAGAAGTGCAGAACCTTTCACGGGCGTAGAGAATTCCTTGATACCGCCAAGGAAACGTTGACACAGCAAGAGAAACGAGGGTTGGTACTGTATGGGGAATCCGGTTGTGGGAAAACGTCACTCATGGCAAAGATTGCAACAGAAGTCAAACAGTGGCTTGAAGACCAATCTGCCAAAGTTATTCTGCGTTTCATTGGCACATCACCAGATTCATCAAGTATCAAACCTCTCCTTAGAAGCATTTGTATCCAACTGTGCAAGGTTACTGGACAAGACACCGCTGCCATACCCGAG GACATGAGAGCCCTGAAGGACTATTTTGCAGAATGCCTGGAAAAATCAGCAGAAAACAACCCCGTTGTTCTAGTGTTGGACTCCCTAGATCAACTCTCCATTGATGACGGAGGAaggcaaatggactggtaccCTAGAGACCTACCAAATGATGTATACTGCATCCTTTCAACTCTGCCTGGACAAGAATATCAAGCGTTACCATGTTTGAGG ACCATCCTACCCGATGAGTGCTTCCTTGAGATACCAAGGATCCCATTGGATGACGCAGGCGTTATTCTTGACAACTGGATGAAAGCGGCCAGTCGTACAATCCtcgaaaaacagcaaaactacGTCATGGATGCCTTTCAGAAGTGTCCTCTTCCACTCTACCTCAAACTTGCCTCTGATGAGGCTCTGCGATGGAAGTCTTACACTACCGATGCCGACATCCATCTGGAGGGAACGGTAAGGGAAATCATTGACGGCTTGTTCGAACGACTTGAAAGGCGACACGGAAAACTCCTTGTCAGTCACGCGCTAGCGTATGTCACTGCCTCGAAAAATGGTTTGACGGGACCCGAATTGGAAGACCTCCTTTCCTTGGATGACGAGGTTCTGAATGACGTGTATCAATACTGGACCCCTCCAATCAGGAGGCTTCCACCTTTGCTGTGGATTCGAATTCGATCTGACATCGGCGATTATTTGATCGAACGCGGAGCTGATGGAGCACAAGTGGTGTTCTGGTATCATCGGCAGTTTATAGAAACCGCCCAAGCACGATATCTAAAAGATGGTAAAGCTACGAAGATACATGCCAATATGAGTGACTATTTCCTTGGCAAGTGGTCCGATGGTGCGAAGAAACCCTTCATTGATAAAGAAGGCAAGGAAATATCGATGGACCGGCTTGTACCGAAACAACCTCTAATGTTCGACTCAAGCAGCGGAGACAAGCAGATTTACAATCTTCGCAAATTGAGTGAGTTGCCTTTCCACCTCTTGCTTTCTGGAAATTTGGAAAAGATGAAGGATGAGTGTCTTTGTAACTTCGAATTTCTCTTGGTAAAGGCACAAGGAACCTCTCTACAAGATGTTATGAAGGATTTCTCCTCATATGTCCAGGCGAGGCCTGAAGATGACGACGTACAATTGTTGTACGAATGTCTACAGCTCTCGGCTACTTCGCTTTCCAGTGACAGCCGGCAACTTCCCACTCAGTTTGTAGGTCGGATGTATAGCTTTCTGGAAAGGAAAGAACAGTATGCTGATTTATATAATGTTTTGAAACAAGCGTTGGATTGCTCCATCGATTGTTTCCTTCCAAACAGAAAGTGCCTGACAGCGCCTGGTGGAGTGTTACGATGTACGATCGATTTGAAACAATTTGGCATGGATTTCATCAGTATGGCAGAAGACAACCGCACTATTGCAATCACGGCCCAATCATCGGAGGGGCTGTTGATCAGAATTATTGATTATCGTAGTGGACGAGAGCTGAAGAAGTTTACCATCCCTGAGATGTATACCACAAACTTCAACCAGGTCTGCCAAACGAATCCTGATCTACTGCTCCTCGCTGGATCAAACAAGATCTATTTGCTCAATACTTTGACCGGGCAGATAACTCGTGAATTCCAAGTATCTAGTGATGATTGGTTTTCTTATCATCCTCAACCTCCGATATCATTTGCTGAAGATGAGAATTTGCTGGTTGCAATGTGTCCAGAAGCAGTGAATATCTGGGAAGTAAACAGTGGCAAACTACTTCACCAATTACCTTTGAAGGATGTTAACACAGAAGACGAACTCGGAAGCTTGGATGCTCGAGGCAACTACGCTGTTTACAACATTCGCGGGCAGAAGACAGTGCACCTTGTGGATGCTAAAATTGGCAAAGAGATGAACAAGATCAAAGTAAAGTTCCCGTGGAAAAGTGCACGATCTGTCTTCATAAAAGAAGTCAAGATGACATCGCTGGATCAAGTGGTAGTGACTCCATCATCTCTTGATAACTTACTCTTGTATGATGTTTCTGGAAATCTCCTTCGTAACCTTGCTAATTTCAAGATGACAGAGGGACTACATCGATTGCAAATTACTGATGATGGTGAGAAAGTGGTGACTGTTGACGGTTTCGAAATATGCATTTTGAATCTGGAGACAGGAAAAGCAGAAAGATGCTTGAGAAACCCAATCATGCATTTTCGAATTTATACTCGCGACGGAAACAATATCCTGGCTGTTGGTCAAGATAATATTCTCCGTGTTTATGACAAAAGTCGAGAAGAAGGAGATGAAAATGCGAAGGACACTACGCTTAATGAAGTTCAGGGCAACACTGTTGCTGATCAAATAACTTCTATATCATCTAGTTTTGACAAGCGCCATGTGCTCACCACGGTCTTAACACAACTTAGAAACGAGATACACGTCTGGGATGTACAGACAGGGAAACGCGTTCGAAGACTAATGAACTTGACGATGTTCCCAAACCCTTTGCGCATGTGTACGGCGACGCGAGGAGTTGGTTTCATCTTCGACCAGGCCATGCCGCATTACAAGGTGTTCAATTTGAAAGAGGGAAAGATAGAGAGAAACTTGAATGGAAAAGCATGTAAAAGGATGAATGCCTTTGGTTTCATCGACCAGAAACACATGATATCGTTTTCTCGAGGACGAAGAAATGTGAAAGTCTGGGACATTGACAGCGGGCAAGTAGTGAAAGTGGAGAAgttcaaagaaaaacagcgCTTTGAAGATATGGTAATCAGCGGTAATGGAAAAATGGTTGTGTGTTCACAAGCGAACCAAATGACTCAACACACCAATAAAGAGCTACGCTTGATTGCCATCGACACAACAAGCTTCATCTACAAGTTCCTGGCACAGAAAGAAACGCAACTGTCCCTTTTCAACGCTAGGATATCCGACGACGGCAAATATTTGGTGAATTTAGTCGAATATTGCCACCCACTGCTGTGGAATCTTCTTACCGGTCAGCTTATTTGTAAGCTCTTCAATGCTGAAAATTACGAAGTAGCTTCGACCGTAGCACTCTCGGCGTCTGCAATGACAGCTTTGACTGACTCTAGTGATGGGAGGATTAAAATCTGGGATCTTGAGAGCGGCCAGAATGTCCGATCCATAAATTACCCTGACAGAGTTTCTGAAATCCACTGTACACCCGATGGAAAAGCGGTCATAACCAGATCTCAAAATGCCAATACCTTCGATGCTTGGGACATGCAGACGACAAGGCACCTGGCGTCATTCACAGCAGATGGTTCCCCGAATCATGTGAAATTCATTGGAGAGAGGCTTGCGCTGGGACTTGGGGAAAACCCAAATCTGATGGTCCTTTACCTGCACCGACCTTACTGTAACAGTGAAGTACTGCAGCCATCGCCATACGATGGTCTGTCTATGGAAGTAACACTTGAGGATTTCCAAGAGAGGCCAACTGCCAATGACAGCATGGATGATGATAAAGACGatgataaaagtcaaatttgttAA